The Bradyrhizobium ottawaense genome window below encodes:
- a CDS encoding SMP-30/gluconolactonase/LRE family protein, translated as MNEASSHTQERPGWRPATYYPDPAIMALDPRFEKYWLKLSAVERLATGLRWAEGPVWFGDGRYLLCSDIPNQRIIKWEEETGAVSVFRKPSNFANGNTRDRQGRLVTCEHGGRRVVRTEYDGSITVLMDQFNGKRLNSPNDVIVRSDGSIWFTDPTFGLLGNYEGYKAEPEIDPNVYRLDPATGKATIVAEGVLGPNGLCFSPDERILYVVESRGVPNRKILAYDVSPDGTKISNKRVHIDAGPGTPDGMRCDIDGNLWCGWGMGDPELDGVVVFAPDGVMIGRIALPERCANLCFGGVKRNRLFMAASQSIYALYVNTQGALGG; from the coding sequence ATGAATGAGGCATCGTCCCACACCCAGGAACGGCCAGGCTGGCGGCCGGCAACCTATTACCCCGACCCCGCGATCATGGCGCTCGATCCCCGCTTCGAAAAATACTGGTTGAAACTGTCGGCGGTGGAACGGCTGGCGACCGGCCTGCGCTGGGCCGAGGGACCGGTGTGGTTCGGCGACGGGCGTTATCTGCTCTGCAGCGACATCCCAAACCAGCGCATCATCAAATGGGAGGAAGAGACCGGCGCGGTCTCCGTGTTCCGCAAGCCCTCCAATTTCGCCAACGGCAATACGCGCGACCGCCAGGGCCGGCTCGTCACCTGCGAGCATGGCGGGCGGCGCGTGGTGCGCACTGAATACGACGGCAGCATCACCGTGCTGATGGATCAATTCAACGGCAAGCGGTTGAACTCGCCAAACGATGTCATTGTTAGATCGGACGGATCGATCTGGTTCACCGATCCGACCTTCGGCCTGCTCGGCAATTACGAGGGCTACAAGGCCGAGCCCGAGATCGACCCGAACGTCTACCGGCTCGATCCCGCGACGGGCAAGGCGACCATCGTCGCAGAGGGCGTGCTCGGGCCGAACGGGCTGTGCTTCTCGCCGGACGAGAGGATATTGTACGTCGTGGAATCCCGCGGCGTGCCGAACCGCAAGATCCTCGCCTATGACGTTTCGCCCGACGGCACCAAGATTTCCAACAAGCGCGTCCACATCGACGCAGGTCCCGGCACGCCGGACGGCATGCGCTGCGACATCGACGGCAATCTCTGGTGTGGCTGGGGCATGGGCGATCCCGAACTCGACGGCGTCGTGGTGTTCGCGCCCGACGGCGTGATGATCGGCCGCATCGCGCTGCCCGAGCGCTGCGCCAATCTCTGCTTCGGCGGCGTCAAGCGCAACCGCCTGTTCATGGCGGCGAGCCAGTCGATCTACGCGTTGTATGTGAACACGCAGGGTGCGCTCGGCGGCTAG